One genomic segment of Catalinimonas alkaloidigena includes these proteins:
- the hisH gene encoding imidazole glycerol phosphate synthase subunit HisH, with protein sequence MKIAIIKYNAGNVQSVIYALQRFGIEPVLTDDTEYIQHADKVIFPGQGEASSAIRYLKSKKLDELIVNLKQPVLGICIGLQLMCSHSEEGNTPCLGIFKEKVKKFPPKDKVPHIGWNTLETKKGMLLENLRDDAYLYYVHSYYAEVGDDTVGETNYILPFSAVMEKDNFYAIQAHPEKSGKDGEVILKNFLAL encoded by the coding sequence ATGAAAATAGCCATCATAAAATATAATGCGGGCAATGTGCAGTCGGTAATCTATGCGTTACAACGATTTGGAATAGAGCCTGTACTTACCGATGATACTGAGTACATCCAGCATGCAGACAAAGTGATATTTCCGGGGCAGGGAGAGGCAAGTTCAGCGATTCGTTACTTGAAAAGTAAAAAACTGGATGAACTCATTGTTAATCTTAAGCAGCCGGTGCTCGGTATTTGTATTGGATTGCAGCTCATGTGTTCTCATTCTGAAGAAGGAAATACCCCCTGCCTGGGTATCTTTAAGGAGAAAGTGAAGAAATTTCCGCCAAAAGACAAAGTCCCGCATATTGGCTGGAACACGCTGGAGACAAAAAAAGGGATGCTTTTAGAAAACCTCAGGGATGATGCTTATCTGTACTATGTGCACAGTTATTATGCAGAAGTAGGTGATGATACCGTAGGAGAAACCAATTATATTCTACCTTTCAGCGCGGTGATGGAAAAAGATAATTTTTATGCGATACAGGCTCACCCTGAAAAGAGTGGAAAGGATGGAGAAGTAATTCTTAAAAACTTTCTAGCCTTATAA
- the hisA gene encoding 1-(5-phosphoribosyl)-5-[(5-phosphoribosylamino)methylideneamino]imidazole-4-carboxamide isomerase → MEIIPAIDIIDGKCVRLTQGDYAQKKEYHTNPLEVAKKFEDHGIKRLHLVDLDGAKAKKVINYPVLEQITRHTSLKVDFGGGVQSDADLKIVFEMGAQQVTGGSIAIREPETFISWLKNYGADKIILGADAKDRKIAIGGWQESTTNDILEFIKDYHEQGVEYVICTDVAKDGVLQGTSIELYEEILAVAPKVKLIASGGVSGIEDLHRLKEISVHGVIIGKAIYEGHISLKDLKPFL, encoded by the coding sequence ATGGAAATCATACCCGCGATTGATATTATTGACGGAAAGTGCGTACGTTTAACACAAGGTGACTATGCTCAAAAAAAAGAGTATCACACTAATCCATTAGAAGTTGCGAAGAAGTTTGAAGACCATGGTATTAAAAGACTACACCTGGTAGATTTGGATGGTGCCAAAGCGAAGAAAGTCATTAACTATCCTGTGTTGGAGCAAATCACTCGGCATACCTCACTGAAAGTTGATTTTGGAGGTGGGGTACAGTCTGACGCTGATCTCAAGATAGTTTTTGAAATGGGCGCACAGCAGGTTACCGGAGGAAGCATTGCCATCAGAGAACCGGAAACTTTTATAAGTTGGTTAAAAAATTATGGGGCAGACAAAATCATTTTAGGAGCGGATGCGAAAGATAGAAAAATAGCCATCGGAGGATGGCAGGAATCCACGACAAACGATATTCTTGAGTTTATCAAAGATTATCATGAGCAAGGTGTTGAATATGTAATCTGTACCGATGTAGCTAAGGATGGAGTGTTACAGGGTACATCCATTGAGCTTTATGAGGAAATATTAGCAGTAGCCCCAAAAGTAAAACTGATAGCCAGTGGTGGTGTATCTGGTATTGAAGATTTACATCGCCTGAAAGAAATTAGTGTACACGGAGTGATCATAGGGAAGGCAATTTATGAAGGGCATATCTCTTTGAAAGATTTAAAGCCTTTTTTATAG
- a CDS encoding OmpA family protein, translating to MKYWIFSAFVLVCIHVNAQNELEKLPINSQANEQNPILSPDGQTLYFVRQNHAENEGKSRDSGDIWSSQKQADGSWSEPKNERALNNQFFNSIVGFAEGGNKVYLVGHYLDNDKKPMTQGVSYARKEGGSWSKPKALKIPYFYTKSEHLSASLHSSGQIMVLTLQSYDTKGAEDLYVLFRQGDGSWSEPKNLGSDINTPYQEMTPYLAPDGKTLFFASNGYEGFGSRDIFMSVRLGEGWNKWSNPKNLGARVNTEGTELYYYLPTESEYAYLSSTQNSDGLGDLNRVRVIPEEVEMLEEVADIPEIPEEDVTIEDEPEEVATTEVATSEAEEEEDTNLVEFRGQVMNQKTGEIINAEIILTSLKNDFSLNQSSSVDDDGFFTVNLVAEQDYEVSVEADGFIRKKDKILLSQKAPIDNSDIIVRNFSLSPIEVGTTVNLENVLFDRGTSEMLSGSSETLDEVVEFLNENPNVVIEVSGHTDNRGRPDLNLILSQERAEAVKRYLVEQGIKSERIQEKGYGGTKPIASNAIEEERQKNRRVEFTILEK from the coding sequence ATGAAGTATTGGATATTTTCTGCATTCGTACTTGTATGTATACACGTTAATGCTCAAAATGAATTAGAAAAGCTACCTATTAACTCTCAGGCCAATGAACAAAATCCAATTTTGAGTCCTGATGGCCAAACGCTATATTTTGTACGTCAAAACCACGCCGAAAATGAAGGTAAGAGCCGTGACTCAGGAGATATCTGGTCCAGCCAGAAACAGGCGGATGGCAGCTGGTCTGAACCTAAAAATGAACGCGCATTAAACAATCAGTTTTTTAACAGCATAGTCGGTTTTGCTGAGGGAGGTAATAAAGTATATCTGGTAGGACATTATCTGGACAATGATAAAAAGCCCATGACGCAAGGGGTTTCATATGCCAGAAAAGAAGGAGGCTCATGGAGTAAACCCAAAGCACTTAAGATTCCATATTTCTATACTAAGTCAGAGCATCTAAGCGCTAGTCTTCACAGTAGTGGTCAGATCATGGTGCTTACACTGCAATCTTATGATACCAAAGGAGCGGAAGACCTTTATGTTTTGTTTAGACAAGGTGATGGCAGCTGGTCTGAACCTAAAAATCTTGGAAGTGACATTAACACGCCCTATCAGGAAATGACGCCTTATCTGGCTCCCGATGGGAAGACATTATTTTTTGCCAGCAATGGATACGAAGGCTTTGGCAGTAGAGATATTTTTATGTCGGTCAGGCTGGGAGAAGGCTGGAACAAATGGTCAAATCCCAAGAATTTAGGCGCAAGGGTAAATACAGAAGGCACAGAGCTATACTATTATTTGCCTACTGAAAGTGAATATGCTTACCTTTCTTCTACCCAAAACAGTGATGGGCTGGGTGATTTGAATCGCGTCCGGGTCATACCGGAAGAAGTAGAAATGTTAGAAGAGGTGGCAGATATTCCTGAAATTCCTGAAGAAGATGTTACTATTGAAGATGAGCCAGAGGAAGTAGCCACAACTGAAGTAGCGACCAGTGAAGCTGAAGAAGAGGAAGATACGAATCTTGTGGAGTTTAGAGGACAGGTAATGAATCAGAAAACTGGTGAAATTATCAATGCTGAAATAATCCTGACTTCGCTCAAAAATGATTTTTCACTAAACCAAAGCAGTAGTGTTGATGATGATGGATTTTTTACTGTAAACCTTGTTGCAGAACAGGACTATGAAGTTTCAGTTGAAGCTGATGGTTTTATTAGAAAAAAAGATAAAATACTCCTGAGTCAGAAGGCACCCATAGATAATTCGGATATTATCGTCAGAAACTTTTCACTATCTCCTATTGAAGTGGGTACGACAGTAAATTTAGAAAATGTATTATTTGACAGGGGAACTTCTGAAATGCTTAGTGGTTCCTCTGAAACACTTGACGAGGTTGTAGAATTTTTAAATGAAAACCCCAATGTAGTAATTGAAGTCTCTGGCCATACCGATAACAGGGGGCGCCCTGATCTCAATTTGATACTATCACAGGAAAGGGCAGAGGCAGTAAAAAGATATTTAGTGGAGCAGGGTATCAAGAGTGAGCGTATTCAGGAAAAAGGCTATGGGGGTACAAAACCTATTGCCAGCAATGCCATTGAGGAAGAAAGGCAGAAAAATAGAAGAGTAGAATTTACCATTTTAGAAAAATAA
- a CDS encoding cryptochrome/photolyase family protein: MAYKKIALILGNCLFPDHGVLNLDKQTLFYMAEDTGLCTHFKYHKHKLVFFLSAMRSHAEQIEKEHPLQYWKLTESNIKLSYEDKLDKTLSQYASIEEIVSYQIEDHFFEERIKKFCQQRALKFTQHASPGFINTIQDFQNYLDDTKKPFMQTFYKAQRKKLNILMDDESHPVGRSWSYDQENRKKLPKDIRIPPPIESDHTSHTQSVIEVVDQLFHDHPGNTENFHWATTRRQALYRLNDFLENRFQHFGPYEDAIDRQRNFLFHSVLSPYLNVGLITPDEVMDKTLAYAEKHNVHLPSVEGFVRQIIGWREFMRGMYHTHNLQGNFFNHKRKLKACWYEGATQVPPLDDSIKRVVRDAYTHHIERLMVLGNIMLLSEIHPDEVYKWFMEMFIDSSDWVMVPNVYGMSQFADGGTFATKPYIGGANYISKMSDYTKKGKWSDEVDGLYWRFIDRNRKLFGSNPRMSMMVSMYDKMKGEKKDRLLKAADEFIQRTTSH, from the coding sequence ATGGCTTACAAGAAAATCGCCCTGATTCTCGGCAATTGTCTATTTCCCGATCATGGTGTACTGAATCTGGATAAGCAGACATTATTCTATATGGCTGAAGACACGGGTTTATGTACTCACTTCAAATATCATAAGCATAAGCTGGTTTTTTTTCTCTCTGCCATGCGCTCGCATGCTGAACAAATTGAAAAAGAACATCCTCTGCAGTACTGGAAACTCACCGAAAGCAATATCAAATTGAGCTATGAAGACAAACTAGATAAAACGCTCAGTCAGTATGCTTCAATAGAAGAAATAGTTAGTTACCAAATAGAAGATCATTTTTTTGAGGAGCGAATTAAGAAGTTTTGTCAGCAGCGTGCGCTGAAGTTTACCCAGCATGCATCTCCGGGCTTTATCAATACTATACAGGACTTTCAAAATTATCTGGATGACACAAAAAAGCCTTTCATGCAGACTTTTTATAAGGCGCAAAGAAAAAAACTAAATATTTTGATGGATGATGAGTCTCATCCGGTTGGCAGGAGCTGGTCATATGATCAGGAAAACCGTAAGAAACTTCCTAAAGATATTCGCATTCCACCACCAATAGAAAGTGATCATACTTCTCATACCCAGTCAGTGATAGAAGTCGTGGATCAACTATTTCATGATCATCCGGGAAATACTGAAAACTTCCACTGGGCTACCACCCGAAGACAGGCACTTTACCGCCTGAATGATTTTTTGGAAAACCGCTTTCAGCATTTCGGCCCATACGAGGATGCTATAGATCGCCAAAGAAATTTCTTGTTTCATTCGGTGCTCTCCCCTTATCTTAATGTCGGCCTGATTACTCCTGATGAGGTAATGGACAAAACTTTGGCTTATGCTGAAAAACATAATGTGCATCTGCCCAGTGTGGAAGGTTTTGTGCGGCAGATAATTGGCTGGAGAGAGTTTATGAGAGGAATGTACCATACCCATAATTTGCAAGGCAACTTTTTTAATCATAAAAGAAAGCTTAAAGCCTGCTGGTACGAAGGTGCCACTCAAGTACCCCCGCTTGATGACAGTATCAAAAGAGTAGTACGCGATGCCTATACCCATCATATTGAAAGATTAATGGTGTTAGGAAACATTATGCTTCTTTCAGAGATTCACCCCGACGAAGTGTATAAGTGGTTTATGGAAATGTTCATTGATTCATCAGATTGGGTGATGGTCCCCAATGTTTATGGTATGAGTCAATTTGCTGATGGAGGTACTTTCGCGACCAAACCTTATATCGGTGGAGCTAACTATATTTCAAAAATGAGTGACTACACTAAAAAAGGTAAGTGGTCGGATGAAGTAGATGGCTTATACTGGAGGTTTATTGACAGGAACAGAAAGTTGTTTGGTTCCAATCCCCGCATGTCAATGATGGTATCTATGTACGATAAAATGAAAGGTGAAAAAAAAGATAGACTGTTAAAAGCAGCCGATGAATTCATCCAAAGAACTACATCCCACTAA
- the hisE gene encoding phosphoribosyl-ATP diphosphatase: MRNNKLTEKNLAFINQLLEIINSRHQDALSNKDTPSYTASLFLKGINKIAQKVGEEAVELVIEAKDDNAELFKNEAADLLFHYLVLLEAKGFSLVDIIEVLEERHK, encoded by the coding sequence ATGCGTAATAATAAACTTACTGAGAAAAACTTAGCATTTATCAACCAACTGCTGGAAATTATCAACAGCAGACATCAGGATGCCTTGAGCAATAAAGATACTCCATCGTATACAGCTTCACTTTTCCTGAAGGGAATTAATAAAATAGCCCAGAAAGTAGGAGAGGAGGCTGTAGAGCTGGTTATTGAAGCCAAGGATGATAATGCAGAATTGTTTAAGAACGAAGCTGCTGACTTACTCTTTCACTATCTTGTTTTATTAGAGGCAAAAGGCTTTAGCCTAGTTGATATTATTGAGGTACTAGAGGAAAGACACAAATAA
- the hisF gene encoding imidazole glycerol phosphate synthase subunit HisF, translated as MLSKRIIPCLDVKDGRTVKGVNFVELRDAGDPVELAKIYAEEGADELVFLDITATVEKRKTLVELVRKVAEQVNIPFTVGGGISSVEDVAAMLNAGADKVSVNSAAVKRPELVNELAANFGNQCIVVAIDTRFVDGKHVVHTHGGRTPTSLETFAWAHEVQERGAGEILLTSMDHDGTKAGFANALTGQLSSELSIPIIASGGAGTKAHFVDVFTLGRADAALAASIFHYKEIPVPELKNYLVGHQIPMRLTV; from the coding sequence ATGTTATCAAAAAGAATCATACCCTGCCTGGATGTAAAGGATGGTCGTACGGTAAAGGGAGTAAATTTCGTAGAATTAAGAGATGCCGGTGATCCGGTAGAACTCGCGAAAATATATGCTGAAGAAGGAGCGGATGAACTGGTTTTTCTGGACATAACAGCTACAGTTGAGAAAAGAAAAACATTGGTTGAACTGGTAAGAAAGGTAGCTGAGCAGGTCAATATACCATTTACTGTGGGTGGCGGTATCAGTTCAGTGGAAGATGTTGCCGCGATGCTTAATGCTGGTGCTGATAAAGTGTCGGTAAACTCAGCCGCGGTAAAACGTCCTGAGCTCGTTAACGAACTGGCAGCAAATTTCGGTAACCAATGCATAGTCGTTGCCATTGACACTCGCTTTGTAGACGGAAAGCATGTTGTACATACCCACGGAGGAAGGACACCAACCAGCTTAGAGACATTTGCCTGGGCCCATGAGGTGCAGGAAAGAGGTGCGGGTGAAATTTTACTTACCTCTATGGACCATGATGGTACCAAAGCGGGTTTTGCCAATGCTCTTACCGGGCAGCTTTCATCTGAACTCAGCATTCCTATCATTGCCTCAGGAGGAGCCGGTACTAAGGCCCATTTTGTAGATGTGTTTACCTTGGGCAGAGCCGATGCTGCCCTGGCAGCGAGTATATTTCATTACAAAGAAATACCAGTACCAGAACTTAAAAACTATCTGGTAGGACACCAGATTCCAATGAGACTTACAGTCTGA
- a CDS encoding MATE family efflux transporter, protein MKFFHTDSQKDTLISLLKLSGPIVLANILQTAYQLIDTFWLGRLGANAVAAVSLSFPVLFLIISLGIGLTLGGSIMVAQYKGMENQRMVDYSSAQTFFVLFFISILLALLGYFISKPLMIIIGAKGEVLTEAVSYFKVSSIGFIFLFLFFVFQSLMRGIGNVVIPTYVVLSTVILNLFLDPLFIYGWGPLPPMGVSGAAMASVLTQGLSALMGILILSNGKFGIQLHWSDFKFNLNWSKELIRIGIPSSLEMSTRALGLTMLVTLVTGFGSIVVASYGIGARILSFVIIPALGLSAATTTLVGQYVGANRINKADDVGILSVKVAFFGLTIVGFVLFLIAKPLTAFFVPGETQVIENGALFIKIMAPSFGLLGIQQVINGVFNGAGFTLASLLVSILSLWIIRFPLAYLLSHNTELSYDGIWWAFPVSNLIAAIFAFVWFKRGDWKKRKKVSVDF, encoded by the coding sequence ATGAAATTTTTTCACACTGATAGTCAGAAAGATACATTAATATCACTTTTAAAATTATCAGGTCCGATCGTTTTAGCCAATATTCTTCAAACGGCTTATCAATTAATAGATACTTTTTGGTTAGGGAGGTTAGGTGCCAATGCTGTTGCCGCTGTCTCATTGAGCTTTCCGGTGCTATTTCTTATCATCTCTCTGGGCATTGGGCTGACTTTGGGAGGTTCCATCATGGTAGCCCAATATAAAGGGATGGAGAACCAGCGGATGGTAGATTACTCAAGTGCTCAAACTTTCTTTGTACTCTTTTTTATATCTATTCTATTAGCATTATTAGGATATTTTATCTCTAAGCCACTTATGATAATTATAGGGGCAAAAGGAGAGGTGTTGACTGAAGCTGTAAGTTACTTTAAGGTTTCTTCCATAGGTTTCATTTTTTTGTTTCTATTTTTTGTGTTCCAGTCGCTCATGAGAGGTATTGGAAATGTAGTGATACCAACTTATGTGGTTCTTTCTACTGTGATATTAAATTTATTCCTGGACCCACTATTCATTTATGGTTGGGGGCCCCTGCCACCTATGGGCGTATCAGGTGCGGCAATGGCAAGCGTTTTGACGCAGGGGCTTTCAGCCTTGATGGGAATCCTGATATTATCAAATGGGAAATTTGGTATACAACTTCACTGGAGCGACTTTAAATTTAACCTCAACTGGTCTAAAGAGCTGATAAGAATTGGCATTCCATCAAGCCTGGAAATGTCCACCAGAGCTTTAGGATTAACGATGCTGGTTACCCTGGTAACAGGATTTGGCAGCATTGTAGTAGCATCTTATGGAATTGGAGCACGCATACTTAGCTTTGTCATTATTCCTGCGCTTGGTTTGTCTGCGGCTACGACCACATTAGTAGGACAATATGTTGGCGCTAATCGTATCAACAAGGCTGATGATGTGGGAATACTCAGTGTTAAAGTGGCTTTTTTTGGTTTGACTATCGTTGGGTTTGTACTGTTCTTAATTGCCAAACCCCTTACAGCTTTCTTTGTGCCAGGTGAGACTCAGGTAATTGAAAACGGTGCCTTGTTTATCAAAATTATGGCTCCGAGCTTTGGCCTTTTGGGTATTCAGCAGGTCATTAACGGTGTTTTCAATGGAGCTGGTTTCACTTTAGCATCGCTTTTAGTATCTATTTTATCCTTATGGATCATAAGGTTTCCTCTGGCATATTTATTATCCCACAATACGGAGCTATCTTATGATGGTATATGGTGGGCGTTTCCGGTTTCTAACCTCATCGCTGCCATTTTTGCTTTTGTGTGGTTCAAAAGAGGAGATTGGAAAAAAAGAAAAAAAGTAAGCGTAGACTTTTAA